From a single Maritimibacter sp. DP1N21-5 genomic region:
- the nrdR gene encoding transcriptional regulator NrdR: protein MRCPFCGNIDTQVKDSRPAEDHVAIRRRRFCPACGGRFTTYERVQLRDLVVIKSNGRREDFDRDKLERSIRISMQKRPVEPERIDQMISGIVRRLESMGETDIPSKTIGEIVMESLARIDTVAYVRFASVYKNFQAADDFEKFMSELRPDLPPEEA from the coding sequence ATGCGCTGCCCGTTTTGCGGAAATATCGACACGCAGGTGAAAGACAGTCGCCCTGCGGAGGACCATGTTGCCATCCGGCGGCGCCGGTTCTGCCCGGCCTGCGGTGGTCGCTTCACGACCTATGAGCGGGTGCAGCTGCGCGATCTCGTCGTCATCAAGTCGAACGGACGCCGCGAGGATTTCGACCGCGACAAGCTCGAACGCTCGATCCGGATTTCCATGCAGAAGCGGCCTGTCGAGCCAGAACGCATCGACCAGATGATCTCGGGCATCGTGCGCCGTCTTGAGAGCATGGGCGAGACGGATATTCCCTCCAAGACCATCGGCGAGATCGTGATGGAAAGCCTCGCCCGGATCGACACTGTGGCCTACGTCCGTTTCGCGAGCGTTTACAAGAACTTCCAGGCCGCCGACGATTTCGAGAAATTCATGAGCGAGCTGCGCCCGGACCTCCCGCCCGAAGAGGCGTGA
- a CDS encoding secondary thiamine-phosphate synthase enzyme YjbQ, which yields MNRTFEIETRGQGTYEFTRDIVRWVEGAGVSEGLLTLFIRHTSASLLVMENADPEVQVDIRHYFARLVPPTTDPAMSYLTHTYEGPDDMPAHIKAALLPVSVQIPIIGGRLALGTWQGLFVFEHRDRPHHRKVAAHIG from the coding sequence ATGAACCGGACCTTCGAGATCGAGACGCGCGGGCAGGGGACCTATGAGTTCACGCGCGATATTGTGCGCTGGGTCGAGGGTGCGGGCGTGTCGGAGGGGCTCCTCACGCTCTTCATCCGCCACACATCGGCATCGCTCCTCGTGATGGAGAATGCCGATCCCGAGGTGCAGGTGGACATTCGCCACTATTTCGCGCGGCTGGTGCCGCCGACCACGGACCCGGCCATGTCCTATCTCACCCACACCTACGAAGGACCGGACGACATGCCCGCCCATATCAAGGCGGCGCTGCTGCCGGTCAGTGTGCAGATCCCGATCATCGGGGGGCGACTGGCGCTTGGAACCTGGCAGGGGCTCTTCGTCTTCGAGCATCGGGACAGGCCGCACCATCGAAAGGTGGCCGCGCATATCGGATAG
- a CDS encoding helix-turn-helix domain-containing protein: protein MRDVTENRRELWEAMGFVPENCPVRMVLDHVAAKWTLLVLLELQAKPMRFNALGRALPDISKRMLTQTLRDLERNGIVTREVFDTKPPSVEYALTGMGRSLMGPLLGLVDWAEQHMDPIRDAQMVYDAA, encoded by the coding sequence ATGCGCGACGTGACCGAAAACAGACGCGAGCTTTGGGAGGCAATGGGGTTCGTTCCGGAAAACTGCCCTGTGCGCATGGTTCTTGACCATGTCGCCGCGAAGTGGACCTTGCTCGTTCTGCTGGAACTTCAGGCAAAACCCATGCGCTTCAATGCCTTGGGGCGGGCGCTCCCGGATATCTCCAAACGGATGCTGACCCAGACCCTGCGCGATCTGGAGCGCAACGGGATCGTGACGCGGGAGGTTTTCGACACCAAACCCCCGAGCGTGGAATATGCACTGACCGGGATGGGGCGCTCGCTCATGGGGCCGCTCCTTGGGCTGGTCGATTGGGCCGAACAACACATGGATCCGATCCGGGACGCGCAAATGGTCTATGACGCCGCATGA
- a CDS encoding SDR family oxidoreductase, with product MSKHLVTGASGQLGAHVLAALEGTLPRSETAVLVRKEDDRARLAAEGYDVRVADYTDVAALTEAFAGIERLLLISSSEVGQRLPQHQNVIDAAKAAGVGFIAYTSILAADRSPLALAEEHRATEEALAASGIAHTLLRNGWYSENITMTAGQDIELGQHFGAAGDGRFATAARADYAAAAAKVLTGSGHEGRTYELGGDNAYSLADYAGALSDVAGKPVTYTDLPRAAFEEALTGAGLPAPLAGVLADSDDHAKAGWLDTTSRDLSELIGRPTTPIAETIRASL from the coding sequence ATGTCGAAACACCTCGTCACAGGCGCCTCCGGTCAGCTTGGCGCCCACGTCCTCGCCGCCCTCGAGGGCACGCTTCCCCGAAGCGAGACTGCCGTGCTCGTGCGGAAGGAAGACGATCGCGCGCGCCTCGCCGCCGAAGGATATGACGTGCGCGTCGCGGACTATACCGACGTCGCCGCGCTGACTGAGGCGTTCGCAGGGATCGAACGCCTGCTCCTCATCTCGTCCTCCGAGGTGGGTCAGCGCCTGCCGCAGCACCAGAATGTCATCGACGCGGCCAAGGCGGCCGGCGTCGGCTTCATCGCGTACACCTCGATCCTCGCAGCCGACCGCTCGCCGCTGGCCCTCGCCGAGGAACACCGTGCGACCGAAGAAGCGCTCGCGGCCTCCGGCATTGCGCACACGCTCCTTCGGAACGGATGGTATTCCGAGAACATCACCATGACCGCGGGCCAGGATATCGAGCTTGGCCAGCATTTCGGCGCCGCGGGCGACGGACGTTTCGCCACGGCGGCCCGGGCGGACTACGCGGCGGCGGCGGCCAAGGTGCTGACCGGCAGCGGCCACGAGGGCAGGACCTACGAGCTTGGCGGCGACAACGCCTATTCACTCGCGGACTATGCGGGGGCGCTCTCGGATGTCGCGGGTAAGCCCGTAACCTACACCGACTTGCCCCGTGCCGCTTTTGAAGAGGCGTTGACGGGCGCAGGCCTCCCTGCCCCGCTTGCAGGTGTCCTGGCGGACAGTGACGACCACGCGAAGGCCGGATGGCTCGACACGACGTCGCGCGACCTGTCGGAGCTTATCGGGCGTCCGACGACGCCGATCGCCGAGACGATACGCGCCTCGCTCTGA